The Kribbella shirazensis genomic interval CCGTACCGCAAGGGACCGCGGCGACGGCGCTGATCCCGGCGGCGGAGGACGCGCCCGCTGCGGCGCGGTTGCGGGCGGCAGGGGCGGTGATCTTCAGCAAGACGACGATGCCGGAGTACGGGATGTTGTCGTCCGGGGTCTCCACCTTCCATCGGCTGACGCGGAATCCGTGGGACCTGTCGAAGACGGCCGGCGGTTCGAGCGCCGGCGCTGCTGCCGCGGCCGCGGCCGGGTACGGGCCGATCCACGTCGGCACGGACATCGGCGGATCGATCCGGTTGCCCGCGGGGTGGTGCGGACTGGTCGGGCTCAAGCCGACGCACGGGCGGATCGCGGTCGGGAACCCGTACGCCGGGCGCGCGATCGGGCCGCTGACGCGGACGGCGCCGGACGCGGCGCTGGCGTTGTCGGTGATGTCCGGATACGACCCGCGTGATCACACCTCGCTTCCCGTGCCGTCCGATGATTTCGAGGTTCAGGTGGCCGGCCTGCGGGTCGCGTTGCTGCTCGACGCGGGGGTCGGGCTGCCGGTCGATCCCGAGGTCACGGCGGCGGTCTCGGCGGCGGTCGACGTACTCGCGGCGGGCGGCGCGATCGTCGAGCCGATCGGGCCGATCATCACGCGCGAGATGCTCGACGGCCTCGATCGTTTCTGGCGCATCCGGTCGGCCACGGACATCGCGGCGCTGCCCGAGGAGCGGCGCGCGAAGGTTCTGCCGCAGATCCGGTCGTGGGTGTCTACGGCTGCGGATCTCACCGCGGCGGACGTCTTCCACGGGTACAGCCAGATGGGCGCGATGGCCGCGGCGGTCGGACAGGTGTTCACGACGTACGACGTGATCCTGTCACCGGTCGCGCCGATCACCGCGTTCCCCGCCGAGCTGGCGTATCCGACGGATGATCCGGCCAAGCCTTTCGAACACATCGGCTTCACCGTTCCGTACAACATGTCCCACCATCCGGCGACCACCGCCAACGTCGGCTGGTCCACCTCCGGACTGCCGATCGGCGCCCAACTCGCCGTACCGCACCACCAGGACCTCCAGGCGCTGGCACTCGCCGGCTATCTGGACGACCACCGGGCCGAGACCCGTCCCTGGCCGTCGATCCGGTAACAGTCAGACGGTCGGCGAGGCGACCCAGGAGGAGCAGGAGCAGGATCGCGACGACGGAGACGGCGAGCTGGATGAGGAGGAACACGCACATCATCGTCGCTAGGTCGGATCGCGCTCGACAGTGGCAAGAATGCCCAGGTTCGATAGATTGTCGCCATGCATCGGGTCGCGGTGGTGGCCGCCGATCACGTGAAGAGCCTCGAACTCGCGATCCCCGGCCAGGTGTTCGGGACTGCGCACTCGCACGACAAACCTGCCGGGGCGGTGTTCGGTGCGCCGCTGTACGACGTGGTCGTGTGTGGGGAGCGCCCTGATCTCGTGGTGTGCGGCCGCGGGGGAGCGGAGATGTTCCGGCTCACCGCACCACACGACCTGAGCGTGGCTCTGACTGCCGACACCGTGATCGTGCCGGGCACACGCGTTGACATGGAGCCGGCCACGGAGGTCCTCGATGTCCTGCGGCAGGCGCACGCCCGCGGCGCGAGGATCGCCTCGATCTGTTGTGGCGCCTTCATCCTGGCTGCCGCGGGCCTGCTCGACGGACGGCGGGCGACGACGCACTGGACGACGGCCGAGCACTTCGCCCGGCGGTTCCCTCGGGTCGAGGTCGACCCCACCGTGTTGTTCGTCGACGACGTCGACGTGCTCACCTCGGCCGGGGCGGCGACCGGCCTCGACCTGTGCATCCACATGGTGCGCAACGACTTCGGGTCGGCGGTCGCGGCCGACACCGCCCGCCACATCATGATCCCGCCGCAGCGCGCCGGCGGGCAGGCGCAGTTCATCGTGCACCGCGAACCGACGGGTGACAGCGGTTCGCTCGAGCCGACGATGCGATGGATCCGAGAGCACATCGGCGAACCGTTGACGCTGGCCGACATCGCACGTCAGGCCGCCGTCAGCCCTCGTACGCTCAACCGCCGTTTCCGCGAGGAGACCGGGACGACGCCGCTGCAATGGCTGCTCACCCAGCGCGTCCGTCACGCCCAGGAACTCCTGGAAACCACGAGCCTCCCGATCGAGGACGTCGCCCGACACTGCGGATTCGGCACCGCCGTCAACCTGAGGCAACACTTCACCCGACGAGTCGAAATGTCCCCGATCGCCTACCGCCGCGCCTTCCAGCCCCACTGACCGAAGACCCTTGTTGACAGCGGGGGGTCATGGAACGTGCGGAAATAACGTTGCCGGATATTTTGGTGCGGGCCAGGGTGCTGTCGTGGAACTTGTGACCCTCGCGGAGCGCCCTGACCTCGCCGAGGCTCTGGGCAACCCAGACCTGATGCCGGAGCCCGAGCTTCTCTACCACGACGCGGTGGCGGCGCAGTGCTGGCCACGGCTGGTCACGGATTTCCCCGACTACCAGGTCGCCCTCCTCGACCAGGGCCGCGTCATCGCGAAGGGCCATTCGATTCCCTTCCAGTGGGACGGAACGGATGCGGAGCTGCCGGATCAGGGCTGGGACTTCGTTCTCGCCACCGGAGTTGCCGACCGCGACGCCGGGCGGATGCCGAATGCCGCGTCCGCGCTCCAGATCGTGGTTGCCAAGGACCGGCTGGGCACCGGATTGAGCCAGCTGATGGTGCGCAGCCTGCGCGATGTCGCCGCAGCCCACGCATTGCCTGTTCTGTATGCCCCGGTGCGCCCGAACCGCAAGGACCGCTACCCGCTGATCCCGATGGAGCACTACGCCCGCTGGACCTTGAAAGACGGTACGGAGCCGTTCGACCCGTGGCTCCGCGTCCACTGGCGCCTGGGCGGCCGCATCCTGCACTGCTGCCAGGAATCCATGATGATCTCCGGAGCGGTGGCGGAGTGGGAGGAGTGGACCGGACTCGCGATGCCGGCCAGCGGCCAGTACGTCGTCCCGGGCGGCCTGGTTCCCGTCGAGGTCGATCACCCCAGGGACATCGGCCGCTACATCGAGCCGAACGTCTGGGTCCGCCACGATCTCGGCGACGGGCCGGCCGAGTAGTTCAGCCGCGCAGACGAGCCGATCGTCAAGCTGGGAAAGCGCGGGCGATGGGCCAGGCGCCGGGGGACGTGTTGGAGAGGACGGTGCACGTGGTCCCGGTGCGGGGATCGTGGGTGGACTTGAACGACGCGCCGGCGTCGTACCCGACAAGCATCACCGTGTCGGTGCTCTCGTGCAGCCAGAAGCCGAGGCCGTAGCGCCGGGATTGCTCGGGTACGTCGCGGCGCGGCCGTACGACGTCCTCGACGGAATCCACGATCTGCCCGGCGAACAGCGCGCGCCAGAAGGTCGAGATGTCGGCTGCCGTCGTATGGATGCCGCCGTCGCCGCTGGCGAGCACCGGCAGGTGGAAGACGTTCGACCGGTCGACCCCGTCCAACGGCAGGTACCCCACGGCCGCGTCAGCGGGAAGCTCGTCGGAGCGGAGAAAATCGGTGCTCGTCATGCCGGCGGGGCGGAGTACGCGCTCCCGGAGCAGGTCATGGAATCCGACACCGCCGGCCCGCTCCGCCAGCAGCGCGAGGACGACGAACCCACCGTTGCAGTAGCTGAACCGGTCACCGGCCGGGAACTTGGTGGGATGCCCGTCCAGCAACGGCAGGAAGGCCTCGGTGGTGGTCAGTTCGTGTGCCGCGCCAACGAAGTAGTCGGTGATCTCCGTGTCGGCATCCTCGTCCAGGTAGTCGCCGATGCCGGAGGTGTGCGTGAGGAGATGCTCGACGGTCACGTCGTCCGCGATCAACGGAAGGTCCTTGCCGAGCAGGGACCGCGCAGTGGTGTTCAGTTCGAGTACGCCGTCCTGCACCAGCGCGAGCACCGCCAGAGCGGTGAAACCCTTGCTACCGCTGGCGATACCGAATCTGGTGTCCAGGGTGTTCGGGACGCCGTAGGTGCGATTGGCCGGCCCATAGGCCTTCGCGAACTCGATCTCCCCACCCCGATCGATCCGGACCACCCCGGAGAAGCCAGTCTCCTGAGCGATCTTGTCGATGTCCCCGCGTACCATGCCCGAACCATAGCCCGGAACCTCCTCGATGCCTGTCGTCATTCGCGGGGGACGAGCCTGACACCGGTCGCCGCACTGATCACCGCACGGTCGCCGAGCGGGGCGACCAACATGACGGCGGCGGCCGCACGATGACCGACGTCGTCACCACATGCATCGCCCGGCACCGGGCCGTAACTGCCTCCGATGACGACCAGGTCCTCGAACTCGAGGACGTGAGCGCGAAGCTCTGTCTCACAGCTCCCGTGGAGAACGTAGTAGGTGAGGGTCCTGCCGTCGACGCGGGCCAGATTGTCGACCCCGAGGAGGCCAGTAGGCAGTTCAGCGAGCCCGGGTGGCGGGTCGGGCTCGAACGGAGGTTTGAGCACATCGTCGGAGACTGCGACGACGACGATCGGCCTCGAGAGACCCTTTGCGGTGAACGACCAGGCGGGCACGGTGGCCGGTCCGCGGCTGGTGTCGACCTCGGCTGTTCCCAGGGATGCGCCGGCGATCGTGAGAGTGCACGCCGCCGCAGGAAACCCCCTGCAGTTGCTCCGGGTGGTTCCGATCTGTCCGATGAGGGCAGGACGGGCGTCGAGCACGCGCACCGGCAGGTTCGATCCGTCTGCGAAGTCGATGCGCGAGGTGCCGCCCGGTACCGGTTGGACACCGGGCGCGACGGTGACCTGTCCGGCGGACCACGCCACCTTCTGCTCGGTCGTGTCGAAGGCGATTCCAGGCATACGGGATGAGTACAGGAACACACCCTCGGGCGGTACCGGGATGCCCGCCGCTCGGACGGCCCGTTCCACGGCGCGCGCCCGCGCGAGGAACGCCGGAGTGGGAGGACCTGACGGGATCACCGTCGGCTCCACGGTACGGAGTGCGGTCGGCGTAGCGTCTCGCGCTTCCGGGGCCGGCGCGACCTCGGTCCCACACGCCGAGAGGGCCGCGACCAGAACGATGGCAGCACCAACGTATGCACGGCATCGGACGCGGGTCGACAACGTGCCTGGGGGAGACACACAGGTACGGCGAGTTCTGGTCTGAGCCGCCATACGGCTGAGTATCCGCCCGGGTCGAGGTGTTGACTACGGCGAGTTCGCGTCGAGTCGGGTGATGACCAGGTTGAGTGAGCTCAGCAACGCGCGGAGGGCTGGGGCGTCCAGGGCTTCGAACCAGCTGACCACGGCGTCGACGTCGCTCGTATCGCGTGAAGCCCAGTAGTCGCGGCTCTGCTGTGTGGCGACGAGGCGCGTGGTCCTGGCGTCGTCGGGGTCTGCGCGCAGCTCGACCAGACCCTTGCGTTGCAGGGCCGAGGCGATCTGCTTGAGGTTCTGCCTGGAGCAGGCGAGCGCGGCTGCCGCGTCGGACAGCGACGGTGAACCGGCTGCTTCGACCACAGTGATCAGAGCGGCCTGCTGAGTCGTCAGACCGTCTTCGCGGAGCCGCTTGTCCATGGCCGCGCGCAGCCGAGCGGCGAGCGAGAGCGTCGTACGAAACGCCTCGACCGCCAGCAGCGAGTGCTCCGGAAGGTTCGCGGCCTGGTCGGGCCGGAGACGGAGCGGGGTGGGACCTGTCGTTGACATGCGCAATATATTACCTTTAATCTCGGCCTCATCGAGGGTTGAGGGGGCGCGACATGATCTGCCTGCTACCGAACTGCGGTTTCCTGTCGGAGACGTCGCGCATCCTGGAGATCCATCGCGCGCTGACGGCTCGCGGCGCGGAGGTCACGACCGCGACCCACGGAGGGCCGTACGTCGAGTTGCTCCGCGATCACGGC includes:
- a CDS encoding MarR family winged helix-turn-helix transcriptional regulator → MSTTGPTPLRLRPDQAANLPEHSLLAVEAFRTTLSLAARLRAAMDKRLREDGLTTQQAALITVVEAAGSPSLSDAAAALACSRQNLKQIASALQRKGLVELRADPDDARTTRLVATQQSRDYWASRDTSDVDAVVSWFEALDAPALRALLSSLNLVITRLDANSP
- a CDS encoding serine hydrolase domain-containing protein produces the protein MVRGDIDKIAQETGFSGVVRIDRGGEIEFAKAYGPANRTYGVPNTLDTRFGIASGSKGFTALAVLALVQDGVLELNTTARSLLGKDLPLIADDVTVEHLLTHTSGIGDYLDEDADTEITDYFVGAAHELTTTEAFLPLLDGHPTKFPAGDRFSYCNGGFVVLALLAERAGGVGFHDLLRERVLRPAGMTSTDFLRSDELPADAAVGYLPLDGVDRSNVFHLPVLASGDGGIHTTAADISTFWRALFAGQIVDSVEDVVRPRRDVPEQSRRYGLGFWLHESTDTVMLVGYDAGASFKSTHDPRTGTTCTVLSNTSPGAWPIARAFPA
- a CDS encoding amidase → MQLADLTATELLAKYRDGSVSPVEVIEDVLTRVSSFEPQLCALYALDPDGARAAAHESERRWRDGTAGALDGVPVTVKENIATRGTPVPQGTAATALIPAAEDAPAAARLRAAGAVIFSKTTMPEYGMLSSGVSTFHRLTRNPWDLSKTAGGSSAGAAAAAAAGYGPIHVGTDIGGSIRLPAGWCGLVGLKPTHGRIAVGNPYAGRAIGPLTRTAPDAALALSVMSGYDPRDHTSLPVPSDDFEVQVAGLRVALLLDAGVGLPVDPEVTAAVSAAVDVLAAGGAIVEPIGPIITREMLDGLDRFWRIRSATDIAALPEERRAKVLPQIRSWVSTAADLTAADVFHGYSQMGAMAAAVGQVFTTYDVILSPVAPITAFPAELAYPTDDPAKPFEHIGFTVPYNMSHHPATTANVGWSTSGLPIGAQLAVPHHQDLQALALAGYLDDHRAETRPWPSIR
- a CDS encoding GlxA family transcriptional regulator gives rise to the protein MHRVAVVAADHVKSLELAIPGQVFGTAHSHDKPAGAVFGAPLYDVVVCGERPDLVVCGRGGAEMFRLTAPHDLSVALTADTVIVPGTRVDMEPATEVLDVLRQAHARGARIASICCGAFILAAAGLLDGRRATTHWTTAEHFARRFPRVEVDPTVLFVDDVDVLTSAGAATGLDLCIHMVRNDFGSAVAADTARHIMIPPQRAGGQAQFIVHREPTGDSGSLEPTMRWIREHIGEPLTLADIARQAAVSPRTLNRRFREETGTTPLQWLLTQRVRHAQELLETTSLPIEDVARHCGFGTAVNLRQHFTRRVEMSPIAYRRAFQPH